From the Bacillus tuaregi genome, one window contains:
- a CDS encoding iron-containing alcohol dehydrogenase has product MLNFTLNIPTKIIFGKGEVNRTGEMVKEYAKKVLLVTGRSSTKKTGSLDKVTKSLQEAGVDYVLFDQVEPNPRAETVDRGGQIARDEKCELILALGGGSAMDAAKAIATVAVSARPIHEYIRGNKTGLWKELLPIKEALPIMTIPTLAATGSEANSTAVITNWETKEKSSIGGPGLFPRVAILDPELTYTVSASYTADGAVDMFTHLYEAYMTGDENANVQDEITEGLMRNAVKYAKTAIDQPEDYNARAHLLWTSTLALIGIANAGRGGSFPVHQIEHTLSAHYDVSHGRGLAVLTPAYFRQIIKKDRPHRLARLGREVFNVTLEDDSAACDATIDALVSWYKEIGTYDSLKNLGVKKEDLKLMAEETIRISGLGKDSIAATHPLTAEEILRMYEEVYES; this is encoded by the coding sequence ATGTTAAATTTTACTTTAAACATTCCTACTAAGATTATCTTTGGAAAAGGCGAGGTAAATCGTACTGGAGAAATGGTTAAGGAGTACGCCAAAAAGGTACTGCTGGTTACAGGACGTTCGTCGACTAAAAAAACGGGGTCACTGGATAAGGTAACCAAGTCCCTACAGGAAGCTGGCGTTGATTATGTTCTGTTCGATCAGGTTGAGCCTAATCCACGTGCAGAAACTGTTGATCGAGGGGGACAAATCGCCCGTGATGAAAAATGCGAGCTGATTCTTGCGTTAGGTGGAGGCTCTGCTATGGATGCTGCTAAAGCCATTGCAACCGTAGCTGTTTCAGCAAGACCGATACATGAATACATACGCGGAAATAAAACTGGTCTTTGGAAGGAGCTGCTGCCGATTAAAGAGGCACTTCCCATTATGACGATTCCAACATTAGCGGCGACAGGATCTGAGGCTAATTCCACTGCAGTCATTACGAACTGGGAAACGAAGGAAAAATCAAGTATCGGAGGGCCAGGATTATTTCCTCGTGTAGCCATTCTTGATCCAGAATTAACTTATACCGTATCTGCCAGCTATACGGCAGACGGAGCGGTGGATATGTTCACCCATTTGTATGAAGCTTATATGACAGGTGATGAGAATGCGAACGTGCAGGATGAAATCACAGAAGGACTCATGCGCAATGCGGTGAAATATGCCAAGACAGCGATTGATCAGCCAGAGGATTATAACGCCCGTGCCCATCTTCTATGGACGAGTACTCTCGCTTTAATTGGCATTGCTAATGCAGGAAGAGGAGGAAGCTTTCCAGTTCATCAAATTGAACATACATTGTCCGCGCATTATGATGTTTCACACGGACGCGGCCTGGCTGTTCTGACACCTGCCTATTTCCGGCAAATTATCAAAAAAGACCGGCCACATCGACTTGCACGATTGGGCCGCGAGGTGTTTAATGTGACACTTGAGGATGATTCTGCAGCCTGTGATGCAACAATCGATGCCCTGGTCAGCTGGTATAAAGAAATAGGAACCTACGATTCATTGAAAAATCTCGGCGTGAAAAAAGAAGATTTGAAATTGATGGCAGAGGAAACCATTCGGATCTCAGGATTAGGTAAAGATTCGATAGCAGCTACACATCCTCTAACGGCTGAAGAGATTCTTCGCATGTATGAAGAGGTTTATGAATCATAA
- the urtA gene encoding urea ABC transporter substrate-binding protein: protein MKMKKRWLLFLLAVLMMAACAPNSSETTSQSSTGKSTMKVDGDTVKVGILHSLSGTMAISEVSLRDAELMAIEEINEAGGVLGKKIEPVIEDGASDWPTYAEKARKLLQEDGVATVFGGWTSASRKAMLPVFEQNNGLLWYPVQYEGMEQSPNIFYTGATTNQQIVPAVDWLLENEGKKFFLIGSDYVFPRTANQIINAQLKEKGGEVVAEEYTPMGHTDYNTLISKIKSAKPDVIFNTLNGDSNVAFFKQLQDAGITAEDIPVLSVSVAEEEIRGIGANVLEGHYAAWNYYQTTETPENTKFVEAYKAAYGENRVTADPIEAAYTAVYLWKAAVEKAGSFEVDKVKEAADGIEFNAPSGLVQIDGKTQHIYKIVRIGQVQEDGQFKEVWNSGEAVKPDPYLKTYSWASSLSTQ from the coding sequence ATGAAAATGAAAAAAAGATGGCTGCTTTTCCTATTGGCAGTCCTCATGATGGCGGCTTGTGCACCAAATTCTAGTGAAACCACATCACAATCAAGCACGGGCAAAAGCACAATGAAGGTTGATGGTGACACAGTTAAGGTTGGAATCCTCCATTCATTAAGTGGAACGATGGCAATAAGTGAGGTTTCCTTACGTGATGCTGAGCTCATGGCGATTGAAGAGATCAATGAGGCCGGAGGGGTACTAGGGAAAAAAATCGAACCGGTTATTGAGGATGGAGCATCTGATTGGCCGACATATGCCGAAAAGGCACGTAAGCTTTTACAGGAGGATGGCGTAGCAACCGTGTTTGGCGGCTGGACTTCGGCCAGCCGGAAAGCGATGCTGCCGGTTTTTGAACAAAACAATGGCTTGCTTTGGTACCCGGTGCAATATGAGGGCATGGAGCAATCACCGAACATTTTCTACACAGGCGCAACCACTAACCAGCAAATCGTTCCTGCAGTTGATTGGTTACTTGAGAACGAAGGGAAGAAATTTTTCTTAATTGGTTCCGACTATGTATTCCCTAGAACGGCGAATCAAATCATTAATGCTCAGCTAAAAGAAAAAGGCGGGGAAGTGGTGGCTGAAGAATACACACCAATGGGTCACACGGACTATAACACGTTAATCAGTAAAATTAAGTCTGCTAAGCCGGATGTAATCTTTAATACATTAAACGGTGACAGTAATGTAGCCTTCTTCAAGCAGCTGCAGGATGCAGGAATTACAGCTGAAGATATTCCGGTTCTTTCTGTCAGCGTCGCCGAGGAAGAAATTCGCGGGATTGGGGCAAATGTTCTTGAAGGGCATTATGCAGCATGGAACTACTATCAAACAACAGAAACGCCTGAAAATACTAAATTCGTAGAAGCCTATAAAGCAGCATATGGGGAGAATCGAGTAACGGCTGATCCTATTGAAGCGGCCTACACAGCTGTTTATCTATGGAAGGCAGCGGTTGAAAAAGCCGGGTCCTTTGAGGTGGATAAAGTAAAAGAAGCTGCAGATGGTATTGAATTCAACGCACCAAGCGGTCTAGTTCAAATAGATGGTAAGACCCAGCATATCTACAAAATCGTCCGTATCGGTCAGGTGCAGGAGGACGGACAATTTAAAGAAGTATGGAACTCCGGTGAAGCTGTTAAACCAGATCCATACTTAAAAACTTACAGCTGGGCATCCAGTCTAAGTACCCAATAA
- the urtB gene encoding urea ABC transporter permease subunit UrtB, with protein MSVIVMQLFNGISLGSILLLIALGLAITFGQAKIINMAHGEFIMIGAYTTYVLQQAFIQYLPQTAFTYYFILAIPLSFLVAALIGLLMEKTIVRFLYERPTDSLLAMWGVSLIMQQVARSIFGAPNVAVIAPDWLNSGLVIAGMTFPYKRLFIILLVAAAIFLLYLYLFKTPSGRRMKAVTLNRNMASCLGVSTRKVDSTTFALGSGLAGLAGCSLTLLGSIGPTLGTAYIVDAFMIVVLGGVGKIKGTIIAALMLGILSTVVEYSTSATMAKVIVFVFIILFLQWKPTGLAGTKVRALD; from the coding sequence TTGTCTGTAATCGTTATGCAACTGTTTAACGGCATAAGTCTAGGATCGATTTTATTATTAATTGCTTTAGGGCTTGCCATTACGTTTGGGCAGGCGAAAATTATCAATATGGCACATGGGGAGTTTATCATGATTGGCGCATACACAACCTATGTTCTTCAACAGGCCTTCATTCAATATCTTCCGCAAACAGCCTTTACCTATTATTTTATTCTAGCGATCCCATTATCCTTTCTTGTCGCTGCTCTAATCGGTTTACTGATGGAAAAGACGATTGTTCGTTTTTTATATGAACGTCCAACCGATAGTTTGCTGGCAATGTGGGGAGTGAGCTTAATTATGCAGCAGGTGGCCCGTTCCATATTTGGAGCGCCAAACGTAGCTGTGATTGCACCGGATTGGTTGAACAGTGGTCTGGTGATTGCCGGGATGACCTTTCCGTATAAACGTCTTTTCATTATTTTACTGGTGGCTGCCGCTATTTTTCTATTATACTTGTATCTTTTTAAAACTCCTTCTGGACGTCGGATGAAGGCTGTTACCTTGAACCGCAATATGGCATCCTGTCTAGGTGTTTCAACGAGGAAAGTCGATAGTACGACCTTCGCACTTGGAAGCGGGCTCGCAGGTTTAGCTGGCTGTTCGCTAACCCTCTTAGGCTCGATTGGGCCCACGCTCGGAACTGCTTATATAGTTGATGCTTTTATGATCGTGGTTCTTGGTGGTGTCGGTAAAATAAAGGGAACCATTATAGCTGCACTAATGCTTGGAATTCTAAGTACAGTGGTTGAGTATTCAACAAGCGCCACGATGGCCAAGGTCATTGTCTTTGTCTTCATTATCTTATTCCTACAGTGGAAGCCGACCGGGCTCGCAGGTACAAAAGTGCGGGCGCTCGACTAG
- the urtC gene encoding urea ABC transporter permease subunit UrtC yields the protein MSKNVSQTVAYGVFFLLLCSAPFFLSDFRIGLLAKFLCFAIIAVGISLIWGFTGILSLGHGVFFGLGAYCMAMYLKLEASSGGIPDFMQWNGIMELPVIWALFQNPFIAILAAVLVPFFLAVIIGYVTFKNRINGVFFSIISQAVVIVFVTLFIGMQHVTGGTSGLTNFYSVFQIPLTDPATKQFLFFLTVGILAVIMGISLVLTKTRFGKVLVAIRDGENRLRFLGYNPTSYKVIAYALSAAFAGVAGVLFVLQVGIISPEMMGIIPSIEMVLWAAIGGRYSILGAAIGAILTNSAKSLLSESYPDLWTILLGLMFLVVVLYLPNGLAGLVAKVKGRFVKAKQKEEEENAADTVVS from the coding sequence ATGAGTAAAAATGTCAGTCAAACCGTAGCATACGGAGTCTTTTTTCTCTTACTCTGTAGCGCGCCGTTTTTTCTATCCGATTTTCGTATCGGTTTATTAGCGAAGTTTCTCTGCTTCGCCATCATTGCGGTTGGAATCAGCTTGATTTGGGGCTTTACAGGAATCTTAAGCCTTGGTCACGGTGTCTTTTTCGGACTTGGTGCCTATTGTATGGCCATGTATTTAAAGCTAGAAGCATCATCCGGTGGGATTCCAGATTTTATGCAATGGAACGGTATCATGGAGCTGCCCGTTATTTGGGCACTCTTTCAAAATCCGTTCATCGCCATTTTGGCAGCTGTGCTAGTGCCGTTTTTCCTGGCTGTCATCATCGGCTATGTGACATTTAAAAACCGCATTAATGGAGTGTTCTTTTCAATTATTTCTCAGGCGGTTGTAATCGTGTTTGTGACCCTGTTTATTGGTATGCAGCATGTAACAGGTGGAACGAGCGGATTAACAAATTTCTATTCTGTTTTTCAAATCCCATTAACAGACCCGGCAACGAAGCAATTTTTATTTTTTTTAACGGTTGGAATTCTCGCAGTCATTATGGGGATATCCCTTGTATTGACGAAGACAAGGTTTGGGAAAGTGCTTGTGGCAATCCGCGATGGAGAAAATCGTCTGCGCTTTCTAGGCTACAATCCAACAAGCTATAAGGTCATTGCCTATGCGCTTTCAGCGGCATTTGCTGGTGTGGCCGGAGTCTTGTTTGTGCTTCAGGTTGGAATCATTTCGCCGGAAATGATGGGCATTATTCCTTCTATTGAAATGGTGCTATGGGCAGCGATTGGCGGGCGCTATTCCATACTCGGAGCAGCGATTGGGGCGATTTTAACAAACAGTGCAAAAAGCCTGTTAAGCGAATCATACCCTGACCTATGGACGATTCTCTTGGGTTTGATGTTCTTGGTGGTAGTTTTGTATCTGCCAAACGGATTGGCGGGGCTGGTTGCAAAGGTGAAGGGCCGTTTTGTCAAAGCAAAGCAGAAGGAGGAGGAGGAAAATGCAGCCGATACTGTCGTGTCGTGA
- the urtD gene encoding urea ABC transporter ATP-binding protein UrtD, with protein sequence MQPILSCRDVMVDFSGFKALQGVDLEVHSGEILFLIGPNGAGKTTLLDIICGKTKLTKGDVLFDGTVSLTKLPEQKIVYEGVVRKFQAPSIFVNLTPYENLEISMKQRKNPWSLLFSKWSSVQKERIDSLLDRIGLYLERHEPARLLSHGQKQWLEIGMQLIQEPKLLLLDEPIAGMSGEERTKTGRLIEDISKDCTILVVEHDMDFVRRFSTRVVVMHEGRVLSEGSMEEIQRDDEVKNVYLGRGR encoded by the coding sequence ATGCAGCCGATACTGTCGTGTCGTGATGTAATGGTGGATTTCTCAGGCTTTAAAGCACTTCAGGGTGTGGATTTAGAGGTTCATAGTGGTGAAATTTTGTTTTTAATCGGTCCAAATGGAGCGGGGAAAACGACTCTGCTTGATATTATTTGTGGCAAAACAAAGCTGACAAAGGGAGATGTCCTGTTCGACGGCACCGTGTCGCTTACGAAGCTGCCGGAGCAAAAAATTGTCTATGAGGGTGTTGTGCGAAAGTTCCAGGCACCGAGTATTTTTGTTAATTTAACACCGTATGAAAATCTTGAAATTTCGATGAAGCAGCGAAAAAACCCATGGTCACTCCTTTTTTCAAAATGGTCGAGCGTGCAAAAAGAAAGGATAGATAGCTTGCTTGACCGGATTGGCTTATATCTGGAACGTCATGAGCCGGCACGTCTGTTATCACATGGACAAAAGCAGTGGCTTGAAATCGGGATGCAATTAATTCAAGAACCGAAGCTGCTGCTTTTGGATGAACCGATTGCTGGTATGTCTGGTGAGGAACGGACGAAAACAGGCCGGCTGATTGAAGATATCTCAAAGGACTGTACCATACTGGTGGTCGAGCATGATATGGATTTTGTCCGCAGGTTTTCAACCCGTGTAGTCGTGATGCATGAGGGCAGGGTTCTAAGTGAGGGGTCGATGGAGGAAATTCAGCGTGATGATGAAGTGAAGAATGTCTACTTAGGAAGGGGGCGCTAA
- the urtE gene encoding urea ABC transporter ATP-binding subunit UrtE: protein MLSVSHLKAGYKETMILQDISLSLPKGKIVGLLGRNGVGKTTLLKVLMGLLPVSHGVVCFGEQEWRKNRPEQRARAGLAYVPQGREIFSELSVKENLLLGLEPLPKSQRPTEIPAEIFQWFPVLQEMLNRKGGDLSGGQQQQLAIARAIISNPTVLLLDEPMEGIQPSIVQLIRDVLVKIAREKDMAILLVEHNLDVVLSCSDYVYILDKGQMVVHGSCDELNEELLHEHLAV from the coding sequence ATGCTGTCAGTGTCCCATTTAAAAGCGGGCTATAAGGAAACAATGATTCTACAGGATATTAGTTTAAGCCTTCCAAAGGGGAAAATTGTCGGGCTTCTTGGCCGTAACGGAGTGGGGAAAACCACGCTACTCAAGGTGTTGATGGGATTGCTTCCTGTTTCACACGGAGTTGTTTGTTTCGGGGAGCAGGAATGGAGGAAGAACCGCCCTGAGCAGCGGGCACGTGCTGGCTTAGCCTACGTCCCGCAGGGCAGAGAGATTTTTTCGGAGCTCTCTGTAAAAGAAAACCTTCTGCTCGGACTTGAGCCGCTACCGAAATCCCAGCGACCGACTGAAATTCCTGCGGAAATCTTTCAATGGTTCCCGGTGTTGCAGGAAATGCTCAACCGAAAGGGCGGCGACTTGAGCGGAGGACAGCAGCAACAGCTGGCGATCGCGAGGGCCATCATCTCGAATCCAACGGTACTGCTCCTGGATGAGCCAATGGAAGGAATTCAGCCGTCAATCGTTCAGCTTATCAGGGATGTGCTTGTGAAGATCGCTCGGGAAAAAGACATGGCGATTTTGCTGGTCGAGCATAATTTGGATGTTGTCCTGTCATGCTCTGACTATGTCTATATTTTGGATAAAGGACAAATGGTCGTTCATGGTTCATGTGATGAGTTAAATGAAGAGTTGCTGCATGAGCATTTGGCGGTGTAG
- a CDS encoding urease subunit gamma, whose protein sequence is MKLTSREQEKLMIVVAADLARRRQMRGLKLNYPEAISIITYEVMEGARGGKTVSELMQFGRRILTREDVMEGIPEMIHDIQVEATFPDGTKLVTVHDPIQ, encoded by the coding sequence GTGAAGCTTACATCAAGGGAACAGGAAAAGCTGATGATTGTCGTGGCTGCTGATTTAGCGAGAAGGCGCCAGATGCGGGGACTGAAGCTAAACTACCCTGAAGCCATCTCCATTATTACCTACGAGGTCATGGAGGGAGCAAGAGGTGGGAAAACAGTTTCTGAGCTTATGCAATTTGGCAGACGAATCCTTACACGTGAGGATGTGATGGAGGGTATTCCTGAAATGATTCATGATATCCAAGTAGAAGCAACCTTTCCGGACGGCACAAAGTTGGTGACCGTGCATGACCCGATTCAGTAG
- a CDS encoding urease subunit beta produces the protein MIPGEYRLRKEPIACNVDKLPSTLEVINKGDRPVQIGSHFHFYEINSQLQFDREKAYGLRLNIPAGTAVRFEPGDSKEVQLIPFSGERRVFGLNNRTNAALNDKGV, from the coding sequence TTGATTCCAGGAGAATACCGCCTAAGGAAAGAGCCTATCGCCTGTAACGTTGACAAACTGCCAAGCACTCTTGAGGTCATCAACAAAGGCGACAGGCCCGTGCAAATCGGCTCGCATTTTCATTTTTACGAGATTAATAGCCAGCTCCAGTTTGATCGAGAAAAAGCCTACGGTTTGAGGCTCAATATTCCCGCCGGCACCGCAGTCCGCTTTGAGCCCGGTGACAGTAAGGAGGTACAGCTAATACCTTTTTCCGGAGAAAGAAGGGTCTTCGGGCTTAATAACAGAACCAACGCTGCATTAAATGACAAGGGGGTGTGA
- the ureC gene encoding urease subunit alpha, with protein sequence MSFNMTRKQYADMFGPTVGDQVRLGDTDLFIEVEKDYTIYGDEVKFGGGKVIRDGMGQHPLATRSETVDLVITNALILDYTGIYKADIGIKDGTIASIGKAGNPLLMDNITITIGASTEIIAGEGMILTAGGIDAHIHFISPQQIQTALESGITTMIGGGTGPATGTNATTCTPGEWNIQQMLKAAEEFPMNIGFLGKGNASSEEALMEQIEAGAIGLKLHEDWGTTASNIDKALTVADKYDIQVAIHTDTLNEGGFVEDTLRAIDGRLIHTYHTEGAGGGHAPDIIKAASYPNILPSSTNPTRPFTVNTIAEHLDMLMVCHHLDPAVPEDLAFADSRIRKETIAAEDILHDLGVFSMISSDSQAMGRVGEVIIRTWQTADKMKRQRGELHSGEENDNLRAKRYIAKYTINPALTHGIADYVGSIEPGKIADLVLWKPAFFGAKPELILKGGMIAWSVMGDPNASIPTPQPVLYRPMFASFGKAKYSTSLTFVSKAAYELGVPKKLALQKKVVPVGNIRQLTKKDMIFNGETPEIEVDPQTYEVRVNGEFITCEPDDKVSLAQRYFLF encoded by the coding sequence ATGAGCTTTAACATGACGCGAAAGCAATATGCAGATATGTTCGGGCCGACTGTCGGGGATCAAGTAAGACTCGGGGACACCGATCTGTTTATTGAAGTTGAAAAGGATTATACGATATATGGGGATGAAGTGAAATTTGGCGGTGGAAAGGTAATCCGTGATGGAATGGGCCAACATCCGCTTGCCACAAGAAGCGAGACGGTTGACCTGGTGATCACGAATGCTCTCATTCTTGATTATACCGGCATTTACAAAGCGGATATTGGCATTAAAGACGGCACCATAGCCAGCATCGGCAAAGCAGGCAACCCGCTATTGATGGATAATATCACCATTACCATTGGCGCGTCGACTGAAATCATTGCCGGGGAGGGAATGATTCTCACAGCTGGAGGAATTGATGCCCATATCCATTTCATCAGCCCGCAGCAAATTCAAACTGCACTCGAGTCGGGTATCACCACGATGATTGGCGGCGGGACTGGTCCGGCAACTGGAACCAATGCTACCACCTGCACGCCAGGAGAATGGAATATCCAGCAAATGCTGAAGGCGGCGGAGGAATTCCCGATGAATATTGGATTCCTTGGGAAGGGAAATGCCTCAAGTGAAGAAGCGCTCATGGAGCAGATTGAAGCAGGTGCCATTGGCTTAAAACTTCATGAGGATTGGGGCACGACAGCCTCCAACATTGATAAAGCACTCACCGTTGCGGATAAATATGATATTCAGGTAGCCATTCACACCGATACGCTTAATGAGGGAGGATTTGTTGAGGATACCTTACGTGCCATTGATGGACGCTTAATTCACACCTACCACACAGAGGGGGCTGGCGGTGGGCATGCACCAGATATTATTAAAGCCGCTTCCTATCCAAATATCCTGCCTTCCTCCACCAATCCAACGCGGCCTTTTACAGTCAATACCATTGCGGAGCATTTGGATATGCTGATGGTGTGCCACCACTTAGACCCGGCCGTCCCAGAGGATCTCGCTTTTGCAGATTCGAGAATTCGCAAAGAGACGATTGCAGCAGAGGATATTCTTCATGACCTCGGAGTATTCAGCATGATTAGCTCGGATTCACAGGCCATGGGCCGAGTTGGAGAGGTCATCATCCGCACCTGGCAGACAGCTGATAAAATGAAGCGGCAGCGCGGCGAGCTTCATTCAGGCGAAGAAAATGATAATCTGAGAGCCAAACGATATATTGCTAAATATACGATTAATCCTGCCTTAACCCATGGAATAGCTGACTACGTCGGCTCGATTGAACCAGGAAAAATAGCTGATCTCGTCCTTTGGAAGCCCGCTTTCTTCGGTGCCAAGCCGGAGCTTATTCTAAAGGGAGGCATGATTGCCTGGAGTGTTATGGGAGACCCAAACGCATCCATTCCGACTCCGCAGCCGGTACTTTACCGTCCCATGTTTGCGAGCTTTGGGAAGGCCAAATATTCTACATCTCTGACCTTTGTTTCTAAAGCGGCTTATGAGCTGGGCGTTCCTAAAAAACTCGCTCTCCAGAAAAAAGTCGTACCAGTAGGGAATATCCGTCAGCTTACGAAGAAGGACATGATTTTTAATGGAGAAACACCTGAAATTGAGGTGGACCCACAGACCTATGAAGTGAGGGTGAACGGTGAATTCATCACCTGTGAGCCGGATGACAAGGTTTCACTTGCACAACGATACTTTTTATTTTGA
- the ureE gene encoding urease accessory protein UreE translates to MIIEKVIGNIKQAAQRPAHIERVYLRSDDLVKKIQRVQTDHGKELGIRLKNGKELMDGDILYQDDKNSIIISVIEDDVLVIRPTSLQQMGDIAHQLGNRHLPAQFEAEEMIVQYDYLVEELLQELNIPFAREKRKMNHAFKHIGHSHD, encoded by the coding sequence ATGATTATTGAAAAAGTGATTGGAAATATCAAGCAAGCAGCACAAAGACCGGCCCATATAGAGCGTGTGTATTTACGAAGCGACGATCTTGTGAAAAAAATACAGCGTGTCCAAACCGACCACGGCAAGGAATTAGGCATCCGGCTAAAAAACGGCAAAGAATTAATGGATGGCGATATTCTCTATCAGGATGATAAGAATTCAATTATCATCAGCGTCATTGAGGATGATGTGCTTGTGATTCGGCCAACCTCCCTCCAGCAAATGGGAGACATTGCCCATCAGCTTGGAAACCGTCATCTGCCTGCGCAATTTGAAGCGGAAGAAATGATTGTTCAATATGATTATTTGGTCGAAGAGCTGCTTCAGGAGCTGAACATTCCCTTTGCCCGTGAAAAAAGAAAAATGAATCACGCTTTTAAGCATATCGGGCATTCCCATGACTAA
- a CDS encoding urease accessory protein UreF: protein MADKKTFCRALKHYLLSQFVYTDGLACRMCYAAIQEERLDRLWTIDQELFAFSGARETREGNKRMGRQLVKVMTELYPKNPLLKKYNEKIKQKERHGHSALVFAMVLEGQKVDLETTLSCYVFATASSLTQNAVRGIPLGQTDGQRILRELEPFFQDLVKKVLKQSEECFGACAPGLEIAQMKHEDLSVRLFSS from the coding sequence GTGGCGGACAAAAAGACCTTCTGTAGGGCTTTAAAGCACTATCTGCTGTCGCAGTTTGTCTATACAGACGGTCTTGCCTGCCGCATGTGCTATGCGGCGATTCAAGAAGAAAGGCTCGACAGGCTCTGGACGATTGACCAGGAGTTATTTGCTTTTTCTGGGGCGAGGGAAACAAGGGAAGGTAACAAGCGGATGGGGCGTCAGCTAGTCAAGGTCATGACAGAGCTTTATCCGAAAAATCCTCTGCTAAAAAAATACAACGAAAAAATCAAACAGAAAGAACGTCACGGTCACAGTGCCCTCGTATTTGCAATGGTGCTGGAGGGACAGAAGGTGGATTTAGAAACAACCTTATCCTGTTATGTATTTGCCACTGCTTCCTCCTTAACGCAAAATGCCGTGAGAGGAATACCGTTAGGGCAAACAGATGGACAGAGGATTCTTCGGGAGCTGGAGCCCTTTTTTCAGGACTTAGTAAAAAAGGTACTAAAGCAATCAGAGGAATGCTTTGGAGCCTGTGCCCCAGGACTGGAAATAGCCCAAATGAAGCATGAGGATTTGTCGGTTCGGTTGTTTAGTTCATAG
- the ureG gene encoding urease accessory protein UreG, with protein MGEPIRIGVGGPVGAGKTLLVDQLSRVLMKEYEVAVITNDIYTKEDALFLIKNGALPEDRIIGVETGGCPHTAIREDASMNFAAIEELTERHLNLDLIFVESGGDNLAATFSPELVDFSIYIIDVAQGEKIPRKGGQGMIKSDLFLINKIDLAPYVGADLEIMRKDTLATRGDKTFYFTNLKDGTGVSEVVEWIKREAFLAGLEV; from the coding sequence ATGGGAGAACCTATTCGAATTGGAGTTGGAGGACCTGTCGGGGCTGGAAAAACCTTATTGGTCGATCAATTAAGCCGAGTGCTGATGAAGGAATATGAGGTAGCCGTAATCACAAACGATATATACACCAAAGAGGATGCGTTATTTTTAATAAAAAATGGCGCGTTGCCTGAGGATCGAATTATCGGCGTCGAGACGGGAGGCTGCCCCCATACGGCTATTCGTGAGGATGCTTCAATGAATTTTGCCGCAATCGAGGAGCTGACAGAGCGTCATCTAAACCTTGATTTAATATTTGTCGAAAGCGGGGGAGATAATCTCGCTGCAACGTTCTCACCGGAGCTGGTGGATTTTTCGATTTATATTATTGATGTCGCACAAGGGGAGAAAATTCCCCGTAAAGGCGGGCAAGGGATGATTAAATCTGATTTATTTCTGATTAACAAAATCGATTTAGCCCCATATGTCGGAGCTGATTTAGAAATCATGAGAAAGGATACCTTAGCAACACGGGGGGATAAAACCTTTTATTTTACCAATCTTAAGGATGGCACAGGGGTCTCAGAGGTAGTGGAATGGATTAAACGGGAGGCCTTCCTGGCAGGGCTTGAGGTATGA